Within Quercus lobata isolate SW786 chromosome 5, ValleyOak3.0 Primary Assembly, whole genome shotgun sequence, the genomic segment AGAGCTAGAGGGTTCTGACTCATTTGGTTATGGGTTTGGAAATGCAGCTTCAGatgttttaagtaaaaactCTGGTGGTTATGTTGGTGGTTATAGTGTTAACAATAGACAATCAAATAGAGGTGAGATCTGTTTCCTTTGAATATAATCCTTATTCCATCCCCCCCTCAATGTTAAATCTTCTGCTTTTTATTatcggtttttaaggcttctTAGCAAAGTTAATTGATAGTGTCAAACCTAGGTTTATTACATTCACAATATAAATGATACTTGTCTTCTCTGAGCATATGCATCAGTCATGGCTTCTGGCTCTATCATGCTGAAGAGTCCTATCAATtgtataattttgtttattttagggGCAATTACACTTGACCACCCCAAACTATACCCCCGTTTGCATTTACAACCATGATCTTTTAGAATGCACaattaccaccctaaactataactTGTGTTTCACTTTGCACCCTACTGTCAATTGGGTTGTTAACTTATACGGAAAAGTCTTTCACGTGTGACTCACGTGACCTATGCATACGTGGCACCTCATGAAAATATGAATTGCCTCAATCCCTTAAAACAAAGGTTTTGTGGCATTGCAATGATTAGAtctgtttaacaatttttttttaagggattgaAGAGAAGCAATTGAATCTTTTCATGTGGTGCCTCATATGCAAAGGTTACATGAGTCGCACgtagacgtggcaaaacgggCGAGTCGtgtcgggttcgggtcgggtcaatcgggtttgcGGGTCAAACGGGTCATGGGTTGAGTCGGGTCGTGAGTCGGGTcgagttgacccgtatttttcaaacaattttttttttttgcaaatagaTGCAATCTGTCAATTGTTTATGAGTTCCTTAATTGTGATTAGATTCTCACTAGTGATATTGTTACCAATTACCACTAAACACTTGAATTGATACCCAAATTTGGTGCAACTCTTGTTCCAGCTTTCTAGAAACTAATCTTGGTATAATCTTCAATCTATTTaaagtaggaagagaaaatgaaggtggcaagtaaaaaattacaaactataatggagtacttaacatattaagtaaaaaagaataagtaaatattttataaaaattacacctcaatctcaatctactcAACATTGGTAAACGTGGCAAAATGTGCGGGTCGGGTTCAGGTTCAGGTCGGGTCGCAGGTCAAACGAGTCTGACCCGTTTTTCCATGTCTAGTCGCACGCCCGTGACATGCTTTTGGTCCAAGTTAACAACCCAATTGACAATAGGATGCAAAGTGAAGCACGGGTTATAGTTTAGGTGGTAATCATTCATTCTTAAAGTTCAAGGTGGTAAGTGTAAATGGGGTATACTCTAGcgtagtaaagtgtaattttcccatAATTTAACTGCCATATATGGTACCGTTCTTTATCTATTATTGGAACATTTAAATTTAGGCCATTTCAGTTGAGCATTAGTTCTGTTAGCTGATGATCTGTTAGCAGAGCATATGCGTTTATCATGTTGGCCAACTGGGTTTGAAAATTTAGCTCAGTTGTTTGTGTGCTGGTCCATATTAGTTAGTGTATGACTATGACATGCACTTCACATCAAATTTGGTCTACTGATGGaaagtatatatattacacCCTCTCAGCCAACCACCCATCTATTCACTGAATGTCAATCACAAGTTACCTATTATACACCATCAATTATTAATCTGATTTGAAAAAGATTATTTGTGTTATTCAATGCTTTTCGGTGGTATTTACATGCTTTTGATCAATATTGATACAGGAATTGCTGCCTAGGAAGATTATGATATGGATGTCCAAATTATTGTAGGTGAAGTGTAATTGGTGAAGGTAAAGTACCGTGAACCTTCGTACATTTTCCTTGTTGAGATACAGTATACAAAAAATTGTGATTAGAGCTAATTGGTTCACCTGTATTGAAGAACTCTTCATATAGAGCAGATACAAGGGATTTCTTTTCAGTTTGAGGTTGGGTTTATATAGGTTTCTTCCTTGGAATTTGTTTGAAATGTATAATCAGATTTTTGAGTTTATACAGATTTATTGTATCATGCATCTATGTTGACACAGCCATACAGAAACaagcaagaattttttttcccacttttctttttctgctgTAATATCCAGCAAAATTGCTGTTTCTTGTCTTTTGGCATGTTGTTTCCATGCAAGTTTTCCTTAACAACTTTAAGCTTCATTAATGGAGAATGCCGCTCCTCTTGCTTTATTCATAGTATCATTTTAACAGCGTATTATTCTCTATAAGGATGTGGATGCTTTTATGGAAACCATGGAGGTCATATTGTTGAGATTTGGTAGGGTGCAAAAGTTAGAAAATTACTAGTTGTTGAGGGAGGTTTTGATTAATTATCCCTGAATGCATGCCAAGGTCACCCATattgttgacttttttttttttgagaaacacccATATTGTTGACTTGGTTTCTAGTGATTGTGGTTAGTACATCTGAAATGAAAGATGCTTggatattttacaaaatttactaCATAGAGCTTACAAAATGATGCAAcaccaatcaccaaaaaaaaaaaaaaaaattgtaacactCATTAATCAGGTAATTGGAGCTCATTGCATACATTGTCACGttaggttattattattattattaatttaaaaaaaattaaagaaagttaGTTGGTAAGATTTATGTAGTACATTTACATTTTTCTTGTGAAAGTGTCCCtaccatttttctttaaaacttagGCCAGTGTTAAGGGGTAGACATGTGCCACGTTGGCAATTAGAGAAATCGATGATGGTTATGGGAATTGTAGGATATTATATTCTAAAGTTTTTAGGGTAATTTTACTAGAGTAATTGTACggatataacaaattttataaaaacaaagtttgACAAAGTGGTATccatcacaaaattattttcctGGCttatcaagttaaaaaaaaaaaaagtttggtaaaaaaattgtatatagaaaagaaaaaaatcgaaactactttttctttagacataaaaaagtgatgtaaggGATATTACAAATTCAACAATGTTATAGTATATCGAATTCACAACTTGTTAATGTGGCAAATTGTGATTAGTGCAATATCGCGTTCACATGGATTATTTCTAACACCACTTTCATTGTACTTTAATCACAATCTAATATCTTAGcagttgtgaaatttattatgatattatGTCCTTATGGTTATGAAAATTTGGTATATAATTCTTAgtttttacaaactaatgtaaactttgattatatacatatataaccAAAGTTTACATTAGTTGTAAAAACTAAacgatttttttattataaagacaaagtttaactataaaattagttgtagcgtAAAACTATAactttacttaatatctttttattgaatgtgaattttgataaatccaccattTAATTACATATTCTTCATATATcttttatacttgcaaaatttctagaaaattaaagatcaatagctagtcatcaataaattgtttaaattgcaagtttttgtaatttaaaattatacataaaatataagcttatagattatatagtaaataatatcaaattgactcaaaatttgatttgtgtattaagagtgcaaagaacatataattcaacggttagattttcaaaatatataataatatttattttattaagtaaagttgtagtcttaggtacaaccaattttgtagctaaactttcttcttattataatattgatatgtcattaattatattcacTAGCACGTCAATTTGTAAACCTTTTAGAGTAAATTAGTAGTAGCTATAACATTTTCTAGGTGCAATACAATCAAACCCaacttatttttatgattttaatatGATCAAAATAAACTAGAACACAATTTCCCTTCAAATCAATTTATTAACTTAAACTAAAATAGGTTAAGTTGTGCCCCTTATTCACATAGAATAGATCATAAAAGATGACATATGCATGAAAGTGGCCAATGCATGATTCCTTTCATGAGTCCTAAGGTTTTGCAAGTGGCCCACCCACTTGACTTGGCAAGATCTATGCTTTGGGGTCATGCAAAAAACCCAAATAGTCTTTAATCATACCTTCCAAACCATACTCCCATTAATCTTCATTTAAATTGCATGAGCTTGGGGTGAcattaaaagaataaagaatgttAGAAAATGTGTGTAATGGGCCCAGAAAGGGTTAGGCTTTGCTTTGCATTGGGCTTTAACGATATTCGCAAAAATAGCTATCAACACCTAATTAATGATCAAATGActtatttaaatgatttaataaGTCATGATATTTAATATATGTGAATAATATTACAAGCCATCATAAAATGGATTGGAAGAGATTTTTCTAAactaatttaaagaaaaatttacaagcttaattaataaaataaataaaaaataaaataaaaaaggaagctAGAAGAtaaacttttaagttttaaccaaCATTGGTATCATAAGAAGATTTTAAGGGCAGCCAACCACATTCCGTGTAGACCATTGTTTACACTGTAATCCTATTTTTTGTGTTAGAAAATGAATCAATTTGGCAAAAATGTTAAACTGACCCTttaactttcagtttttttcattttagtcctctgactttcagttttgtcatttcagtcttctaactttcaattgttgtcaaTTTGGTATTTCCGTTAAACTCCAATTATGTTCTACCGTTAATTGAGCCAAAACTATGccgttttggattttttttcttttttaaataaatttcagaatttaaagaaaattaaaaaaaaaaaaaacatttatgtGATGAAAACCCAGTTCGAAACTGCAACCAACACTGCTAAAACCTCGGTGGAGTTGAAGTTGAGGACATGGGTTTTCTTTTGCGGGGACCATGCGCTAAGGCTGAGGTTAATGTCAGCGCGGCGGAGCACGGCGCGGAAGCTGATGGTGGCGGCAAAGACTATAAGGAGGAGAGTGCTAAATAGAGGGCGGACGAAGCATTTTTGTGGGTGTGGCAGTTTCATGGGTTTTGCTGAAGACAGGATGTTGAAAGATTGAATCTTGGGTCAGGGTCAGATCCATTGTCTTCTTCAGTTTTAGGAGTGTTCTTGGACATTGGAAGAGATGGGATGTTGAAAGATTGAATCTTGGCATGAAATGGTGGAAAGAAAGCTGAAACTTTTTTGTGAGAGATTGTTGAGTAGCTAGTTTCCTGAAAGTGGTAGTGGgagttttgttgttgttgtgtatTGGGTTTACAATGTGGTGGATttggtttgagtttgagaagtatgtaggaaattttttttggtcaacaGAGGATATATCATTAAACTTAGGAAATAATAAGTCTATTACAACATAAACAAGCTATATCAgcaactaaaatattttccaccACAGGCGGTGGATacaaaaagataacaaaagagTCTAAGCTACTAGCACCAAGCTTGGCCAACGCATCAGCACATTGATTGGCCTCCCTATAGATGTGAACTATCTGCTTGTTGGGAATCTCTCTCACCAGGTTCCTGCAATCAGTAAGCAATGGCTCCATTAACAAGTTGGCAATATTATTGttcataaacaaaacaacacttAAGGCATCCAACTCAATGATCAGATTATTTATCCCCATCTCCTTAGCTATTAAAAGGCCATCCCTTAGGGCCCACAGCTCTGCCATACAACTGTTAGTGCACCCAAGAGACCTTGCATAGCCTTTCAACCAATGCCCATCATGGTCCCTGATAACACCGGCTCCACCTGCACGTCCAGTATTACCAAGAGCAGACCCATCTGAATTAAGCTTCGCCCATCCCATTGGAGGCTTCTCCCAGCCCACTGCAATAACAGATTTAGCTTTAGGCAGCTTAGCATTCAACCCAACAGAGAAAAATTCAGCACTATCTTTAATGCTTTTCTTGAAGCATGACCGATCCACCTTGCCtgtcctaaaaataaaattatttctatGCAACCAtaaattccacactcccatgggaAACAAAATCTTCCTAGGAATGCCCATCCATCTGGATTTGATATCAGATTTACAACTGGCTTCAAGCCATTCACTAATCAGTAAGTTGAAGGTATCCCTCATACAATTCGGGAATTGAAGTTGCTGCCAAAAATCCCGAGCATACTCACAGCCCCTTAAAAGATGGTCAATTGTTTCAATACTTTGATGACATGAACTGCATATGGGATCAAGACTTAAACCCCTTGAACCCAAAACTTCCCTGGTAGGCACACTGTTATGAAGACGAAGACAAAGccaaaggaaaaattaaatcttaGGAAAAGCTTCAACCTTCCACACCCAAGCCACCGAAACAATAGCAAGGTTCAAAGGGTTTAAACCCCTTGCCAAAAGATAAGCATATTTCAATGAGAAGAAACCATTCTTGGAGAAAGCCCATTGGAGAGTATCCTCTGCCTCCTGATTACAAGGTAACGGAGTTGCTTTAATGGCATTGAGGATATGATCAGGCAATTCAAAGGATAGGCAGTGGGCTTGCCATTCATAATTATGATCAAAACATTACTTCACAGTAATAGAATCTTCATCACGGTTCAAAGGCCCTTCAATAAGAGATCTCAAAGCGCCCATTGGAAGCCAAAAATCAGCCCAAACCTTCACTGTCTCTCCATTCTTCACAGACCATTTTAGCCCCTATACATAAACTGGGCCACCCTTCTTACACGCCGCCCAACAACTAGAGCAAGGgagtttttttccttcttcagtCATTCTACTAGGGGAAAGGTATTTGGCTACAAGCATTTTTGCCCAAGGAGCCTCCTTTTCACAAGCTAGCCTCCAACAAAGCTTAGCTAACAAAGCATTATTTCTGTCCTTCATCTTATGCAACCCCAAACCACCAAGCTCTTTAGGAAGTATCACCTTGTCCCATCTAACCAAATGCAACctccttttttcttcaattgaaCCCCATAAAAAATCCCTTATTAGCTTATCTACTTGATCACAAACCTTAGCAGGAGGAGATTGGCATTGCATATAATACTCTGCTATAGGAGCCGCAGCAGCTTTAACAAGCACCAATCTACCAACCTTCGACAATAATTTTGATCTCCAACCAGCCAGCTTACTTTGTATTTTATTAACCACAAAGTTATACGCATTACCCACTCTACCTTGGTGAATGATGGAAAAACCAAGGTATTTACCTAAGTTGTTGGTTTCGGCAATCCCCAACCTTCTACAAATGCCTCTCCTCCTCCTGCAAGATACATTAGGAGAAAACAGAATCTTCAATTTGGCAAGATTAACTTTCTACCCAGCAAGGTTGAAGAAATTATCCAATACTTCAATAAtagtttcacaattttttctgTCTGCCTTTGCAAAAAGCATCAAGTtgtcagaaaaaaaaaacatgggaaAAGCTCGGCCCACTTCTAGATGCCCTAACCTTATCCCATCTCCTAACTTCACACATACTAGTAATTTGGGCTCCAAGGAATTCCATGCATAGAAGAAATAAATAGGGAGACATAGGGTCCCCCTGCCTTATTCCTCTCGAGGGTTGAAAAGAATCCAGCTTACTTCCATTGAACAATAGAGTTGTGGTAGTAGTAGACACACAGCTCATGATCAACTTTATCATACTCCGGAAACCCAAAATGCTCAAGCACCATTTTGATAAATGACCACTCTAAGCGATCGTATGCCTTTTCAAGGTCAATTTTTATAACCATAGACCCCGTCCTCCCCTTCCTTTTCCTAAAGGAGTAAATTAATTCTTGGGCAATTATGACATTATCTGTGCCCCTTCTCCCTTCAAGGAAAGCTGCCTGCATTGGGGAAATTAAAGATGGCAACAAAGGGCGTAGCCtcaaaacaatgatttttgaaataatCTTGTAGATCGTGTTGCATAAACTTATGGGTCTATACTGACTGACAGTTTCAGGACCGGGTTGCTTAGGGATTAGGGCAACAAGGGTTTGATTAAGAAACTCAGGAACCTTTTGCCTTAGAAACACCTCCTTGATCTCCCTCTTCACCGAATCACCCACCACTAGCCAAAATCTTTGGAAAAATCCAGCATGTAGCCCATCAACACCTGGAGCTTTGTAAGGCTTCATTGATTTGAGAGCATTCCAAATTTCCCCATCCGATGGAATATTGGTCATGCTACCAGCTTCCTCTTGACTAAGCTTAGCACACCAATCCGAACTCCATTGAGGGGTAACAGGACAAAAAACTTGCTCTGACTTATACAGCTTCTTGAAACTTGAGTTAAAAATCTCTTTAACTTCCTCTAAACTGTGACACCATTCGCCCTCATTATTTTGAACACATGTGATTCTATTCTTACTTCTCCTATTAAGCACAAAGATATGAAAATAAGATGTGTTTCTCTCCCCTGAAATAATCCAATTAGTTCTGGATTTCATAGCCCACAGCTCTTCTTCAATTTGGAGAATTAAATTATACTCCTCAGTCAGCTGCTTTTGGAGATTGATCAAAAAACTATTTGGGCAGACAATTAAAGCTCTTTGCGCACCTAGCAGCCTAGCcaaaatcttcttctttcttaagAAAACATTTCCAATGACTTCTCTATTCCATCTTTGAGCTTTGGTCTTGAAGTTAGAAATAGCCTCAGCTAGATTGCCCTCCCTTCCAGCTCAAGCATCCCTCACAACAACCGGAAATTCACTATGACTCAGCCAAATAGTCTGAAATCTAAATGGCCTGTCAGCATTAGAACCCAAAAAAGGATACAAGTTCAATAATAGGGGGCAGTGATCTGAGTTAATTCTAGCTAAATGGGTTACATTAGCTTCCGGATAAAATTCCTTTCAACCCGGATTAACCCAGCATCTGTCTAGTCTGCACTGGATTAAATTACCCAACTCCCTCTTATTTGTCCAAATATACTTTGGACCTGTAACCCAAGATCCATCATACTGCAATCATCCATACATTCCTTAATAGCTCTAACCCTTCTTTGGCAAATAGGATTCCCCTCATACTTCTCATCAGCAGATAGAACTTCATTAAAATCGCCCATGAGGGCCCAAGGTAGATCATGCATATTAGCTAGCATCCTAAGATTATTACACAATATGCACCGTTCCTTAAATCTAGGACTTGCATAAATAGCACTAATTAACCAGCTTAAAGACTGAGATCTTACCTAAATCAATGCATGAATCTCTTGCTCAGTAGCTGCCAGGACATCAACATGAACTAAATCTGATCTCCAGAGCATCCGAATTCCTCCTGCAAACCCAATTGTATCCACCATCGCATACCCATCAAAAGGGAGAGCCTCAATAATTTCATTAGCCCTAGCACCACTCATCCTAGTTTCTGTGATCACCATTAGAATCAGTGAATGCCAATCCACCAAGTCCATAACCATCTTTCTGAATTGGGGTTTCATAGCACCCCTGCAGTTCTAAATCAGgatattcataattttatatgtAGAAGAGGAAGCATCGaaaccaaacaaagaagaagaatctTTAGTGTCTCTCAACCTCCATACCTCCAACAACTCCTTCCTCAACTCCCATATCCCCCGGAATAGAGTCACCGAATGCTTGATTATCCCCAACTCTTCCTGAGTTACCTTGATTAGGATCGTGCCATTCATCTTTGACTCGGCAAATTGAATCATTTTCACTCCGCGCAGATTGCCCATCAACGAGCATTCCACTGGGTTGGTTTGCAAAACCTTCCTTACTATGATCCTTGGCTCCGTCCATCTCGCTTCCGactttgataaaaaattttccgAGTTTCGCATGACGGATCCTGTGGCTAATGGCCCTGAGCTTGTCACCGGAGGCACTGGAATTGGTGGTCGGTCCATCAAGAACCTCCACCACGGGTTCGGAGTCATGATCCATGCTTCGTCTTTCATCGGTAGATAGCCCAGCTGCTTGCTTCTCTCCGTTAACGGGAACAGATTCTTCCACGCCACCATCAGATCAGTCTCGAACCAGCCCCACACTTTTGTTGGATCTTGCTTTATCCAACGTATTGTTTCTTCGCCCACTAGAATCACTTTTCCTTTGTAATAAATCGCCCATTTCTCTTTGACTTCCATTGTTACTGCTAGAATGCTCAGATACAGAGCTCTCTTTCTCCATTGAGATGAGTTTCTCTTTTGGGTGAACTTTTAGATTAAAAGAGCTTGAAAGGAAAAATGGGCCTTGCTGTGCTTTAGACCTAAATACAAATAACCCACTCTTATTGCTCGGGCCCACCCCATTGGACGGCAAGCTAACTAAATTAGTTGCTTTCTTGTTCATTTTGGCGTGCACGCCCTTGTCCTTAGCACTCTTCCCAAGTTTTGGTTTGCTGAGAATGGACATTGCCATCACGTTGGTCTCCCTCTGTGACACGACATTTTGCGTGTGCAGAGCTTTTCTTTTACCACTCTTACTATTCTGCCCTACCACACTAGGCTTAGCTGTGGTATCTAAGGACGTTTGTGTCAGCTGTTCCTTAGCCGTTTGATTCATCACCAGAGAGCGCTGAACAGATTTTGCTTTACTGTTCACTTTTTTCCTGCTAACAACCATCCACTCACCATAATCTTCttgaggtttttctttttccttcaaccCATCTTCCCCTTGGGTACTTTGCGTCTCAGTGTGCCCCTCATTCCGCTCCATACTTTGCTTCTTAGGCTGCTCTCTAACTGTGAACGGGCATGCTTCTAATTTATGTCCGATCCTACCACACAAAAAACAGAGGGCATTTATACCTTCATAAAGCACACACTGTTCAAGCTTACCAAGATAAATTTTCCTTACCAATGGCTTATCCAAGTTTACTTGAATACAT encodes:
- the LOC115991018 gene encoding uncharacterized protein LOC115991018 — encoded protein: MHDLPWALMGDFNEVLSADEKYEGNPICQRRVRAIKECMDDCSMMDLGLQVQSIFGQIRGSWLTEEYNLILQIEEELWAMKSRTNWIISGERNTSYFHIFVLNRRSKNRITCVQNNEGEWCHSLEEVKEIFNSSFKKLYKSEQVFCPVTPQWSSDWCAKLSQEEAGSMTNIPSDGEIWNALKSMKPYKAPGVDGLHAGFFQRFWLVVGDSVKREIKEVFLRQKVPEFLNQTLVALIPKQPGPETVSQYRPISLCNTIYKIISKIIVLRLRPLLPSLISPMQAAFLEGRRGTDNVIIAQELIYSFRKRKGRTGSMVIKIDLEKAYDRLEWSFIKMVLEHFGFPEYDKVDHELCVYYYHNSIVQWKRRRGICRRLGIAETNNLGKYLGFSIIHQGRVGNAYNFVVNKIQSKLAGWRSKLLSKVGRLVLVKAAAAPIAEYYMQCQSPPAKVCDQVDKLIRDFLWGSIEEKRRLHLVRWDKVILPKELGGLGLHKMKDRNNALLAKLCWRLACEKEAPWAKMLNGETVKVWADFWLPMGALRSLIEGPLNRDEDSITVNVPTREVLGSRGLSLDPICSSCHQSIETIDHLLRGCEYARDFWQQLQFPNCMRDTFNLLISEWLEASCKSDIKSRWMGIPRKILFPMGVWNLWLHRNNFIFRTGKVDRSCFKKSIKDSAEFFSVGLNAKLPKAKSVIAVGWEKPPMGWAKLNSDGSALGNTGRAGGAGVIRDHDGHWLKGYARSLGCTNSCMAELWALRDGLLIAKEMGINNLIIELDALSVVLFMNNNIANLLMEPLLTDCRNLVREIPNKQIVHIYREANQCADALAKLGASSLDSFVIFLYPPPVVENILVADIACLCCNRLIIS